One stretch of Flavobacterium sp. 9 DNA includes these proteins:
- a CDS encoding peptidase domain-containing ABC transporter: MKKFTNYIQADSKDCGATCIKIIAKHYGKIIHIQDLRTYSETNREGSNLLLLSDACEKIGFRTLGAKLSCEKLSEIPLPCIIHWNKIHFVVLYKVKNRKYFISDPAFGLLEYDEEQFIKLWIGSNSNRETEEGITLLLEPAPLFSENEEKGPEENKFGFSLLFRYIIPYKRFLVQLAVGLLATTMLQLIFPFLTQSIVDVGIQNQNINFIYLILFAQLFLFVGKTALDLIRSWIMLHMSARINISLISDFFIKLMNLPISFFDVRMTGDIMQRINDHQRIENVLTSSSLTVLFSIVNMVIMGGVLAYYSIEIFVVFFLGSAFYFLWIILFLKRRSVLDYKRFAEVSQEQSKVIELISGMQEIKLHNAEKQKRWGWEYIQARLFKVSIKRLALEQTQITGSNFINEIKNIIIIFLSAKFVIDGQITLGMMLAISSIVGSLNGPIVQIITFVREIQDAKISLARLSEIHEKEDESQQEEYQTHDLPSQFDILINNLSFRYAGSNNIVLDNLNLLIPANKITAIVGTSGSGKSTLMKLLLKFYELENGTITLMPKLLNEQNNAIDLKNIAQKVWRHSIGTVMQEGFIFNDTIANNIAVGVDKIDKNKLKYAAEVANISSYILGLPLGYNAKIGSEGTGMSTGQKQRLLIARAVYKDPEILFFDEATSALDTNNEKIIMKNLSNFFENRTVVIIAHRLSTVINADKIVVLDKGQIIEVGTHQELVGFQGAYYELVRNQLNLGS, from the coding sequence TTGAAAAAATTTACCAATTATATTCAGGCTGATTCTAAAGATTGTGGAGCGACTTGTATAAAAATTATTGCCAAACATTATGGTAAAATTATTCATATTCAGGATTTAAGAACTTATAGTGAAACCAATCGCGAAGGCAGTAATTTATTGTTGTTAAGTGACGCTTGCGAAAAGATTGGTTTTAGAACATTAGGTGCAAAACTTAGCTGTGAAAAACTCAGCGAGATTCCCCTTCCGTGCATCATACATTGGAATAAAATTCATTTTGTGGTATTGTATAAAGTTAAGAATAGAAAATATTTTATATCAGATCCGGCATTTGGTTTATTAGAATATGATGAAGAACAATTCATAAAATTATGGATAGGAAGTAACTCAAATCGTGAAACCGAAGAAGGAATAACGCTCTTACTAGAACCAGCTCCGCTTTTTAGCGAAAATGAAGAAAAGGGACCTGAAGAAAATAAATTTGGATTTTCGCTATTATTCAGATACATCATTCCTTATAAAAGATTTCTGGTTCAGTTAGCCGTAGGATTACTTGCTACAACAATGCTGCAGTTGATTTTTCCATTTTTGACACAGAGTATTGTTGACGTTGGAATACAAAATCAGAATATCAATTTTATTTATCTCATTCTATTTGCCCAGCTTTTTTTATTTGTTGGTAAAACTGCTCTGGATCTTATACGAAGCTGGATTATGCTTCATATGTCAGCAAGAATCAATATATCTTTAATTTCGGATTTTTTCATAAAATTAATGAATCTGCCTATTTCATTTTTTGATGTCAGGATGACGGGTGATATTATGCAGCGTATTAATGACCATCAGAGAATTGAAAACGTTTTAACTTCTTCATCATTAACCGTTTTATTTTCAATAGTCAACATGGTTATTATGGGCGGTGTTTTAGCGTATTACAGTATCGAAATATTTGTTGTTTTTTTCTTAGGAAGCGCCTTTTATTTTTTATGGATTATATTGTTTTTAAAAAGAAGATCTGTTTTAGATTACAAACGATTTGCAGAGGTAAGTCAGGAACAAAGCAAGGTGATAGAATTAATAAGCGGAATGCAGGAAATTAAACTTCACAATGCTGAAAAGCAAAAAAGATGGGGTTGGGAATATATTCAGGCGAGATTATTCAAAGTGTCAATTAAAAGACTGGCTTTAGAGCAAACCCAAATTACGGGATCGAATTTTATCAATGAAATAAAGAATATAATTATAATTTTTCTGTCGGCTAAATTTGTTATTGACGGACAAATTACTCTCGGCATGATGCTCGCTATAAGCAGTATAGTAGGAAGTTTAAACGGACCTATAGTACAAATTATCACTTTTGTGAGAGAAATTCAGGATGCAAAGATATCTCTGGCCAGACTATCTGAAATTCATGAAAAAGAAGATGAAAGTCAGCAGGAAGAATATCAGACCCATGATTTGCCTTCGCAATTTGATATTTTAATTAATAATCTGTCGTTTCGTTATGCAGGTTCTAATAACATCGTTTTAGATAATTTAAATTTATTAATACCGGCAAACAAAATAACGGCTATTGTTGGTACAAGCGGCAGCGGAAAATCGACCCTGATGAAATTATTATTAAAATTTTATGAATTAGAAAATGGCACAATTACACTGATGCCTAAATTGCTTAACGAACAAAACAATGCTATTGATTTAAAAAATATTGCTCAAAAAGTATGGCGTCATAGTATTGGAACGGTAATGCAGGAAGGGTTTATTTTTAATGATACCATTGCCAATAACATTGCAGTTGGAGTTGATAAGATTGACAAAAATAAACTAAAATATGCAGCAGAAGTGGCTAATATATCAAGTTATATTTTGGGGCTTCCGTTAGGATATAATGCTAAAATTGGAAGCGAAGGTACAGGTATGAGCACGGGACAAAAACAAAGATTACTTATTGCGAGAGCCGTATATAAAGATCCTGAAATTTTATTTTTTGATGAAGCAACTTCGGCTCTGGATACCAACAATGAAAAAATTATAATGAAAAATTTATCAAATTTTTTCGAAAATAGAACAGTGGTAATTATAGCCCACAGATTAAGCACAGTGATTAATGCAGATAAAATAGTGGTTCTGGATAAAGGCCAGATTATTGAGGTTGGAACGCATCAGGAATTGGTTGGATTTCAAGGAGCTTATTATGAATTGGTTAGAAATCAGTTAAACTTAGGCTCTTAG
- a CDS encoding HlyD family secretion protein: MPENRQIELRNEEVQDILSKIPHWMIRWGTVLIFVILFMLFFVSWFIKYPDVVNTEIVITTNIPPEKIVSKTSGRIEAILVKDKSIVEKNTTLAIIENTANHKNVFLLKKIIDNYSINDTKIDFPFKLLKNAQLGEIESAYAAFQEDYQAQKLNENLHPFEVESRAQLSEKIQIQERLKILQQQKALSESELQLKKNEIARFETLFDKGIISVQEMETKKLGYLQARKDYKSILTSVSNLKSTLIDNKKYSQSSSINTIKEGVNLQRGTTQSFYQLKKVIKDWELNYTLKASVSGVVTFLQVWTENQTINSGDNVFSIIPALKNGFVGKVKAPVLNSGKIKVGQKVNIRLANYPDREFGVLQGKVQNISLVPDKDGNLLLDVAFPDGLRSSYKKDILFQQEMKGRAEIVTEDLRLLQRILYQFKSLFVQF; encoded by the coding sequence ATGCCCGAAAATAGACAAATTGAATTAAGAAACGAAGAAGTTCAGGACATTCTCTCCAAAATACCACACTGGATGATACGTTGGGGAACCGTTTTAATATTTGTGATACTTTTTATGCTGTTTTTTGTGTCCTGGTTTATCAAATATCCGGATGTGGTAAATACCGAAATCGTAATTACAACCAATATTCCGCCAGAAAAAATAGTTTCAAAAACATCAGGACGTATTGAAGCAATTTTGGTTAAAGATAAATCGATTGTAGAGAAAAACACAACTTTGGCTATTATTGAAAATACAGCCAACCATAAAAATGTTTTTTTATTAAAAAAAATAATTGATAACTATAGTATTAACGACACAAAGATAGATTTTCCGTTTAAGTTGCTTAAAAATGCACAATTGGGAGAAATTGAAAGTGCGTATGCTGCTTTTCAAGAAGATTATCAGGCACAGAAATTAAATGAAAATCTGCATCCTTTTGAAGTCGAAAGCAGAGCGCAGTTATCTGAAAAGATTCAGATACAGGAACGACTGAAAATATTGCAACAGCAAAAAGCTTTAAGTGAAAGCGAACTGCAACTCAAAAAAAATGAAATTGCCCGTTTTGAAACCCTTTTCGATAAGGGAATCATTTCAGTTCAGGAGATGGAGACCAAAAAGTTAGGCTATCTTCAGGCTCGAAAGGATTATAAAAGCATTTTGACATCTGTTTCTAATCTCAAATCTACTTTGATAGATAACAAAAAATATAGTCAAAGTTCTTCTATAAACACTATAAAAGAGGGGGTTAACCTGCAGCGCGGCACAACGCAGTCTTTCTATCAGCTGAAAAAAGTAATAAAAGACTGGGAGCTCAATTATACACTGAAAGCATCTGTAAGTGGAGTTGTTACATTCTTACAGGTCTGGACGGAAAATCAAACTATAAATAGTGGTGATAATGTATTTTCAATAATTCCCGCTTTAAAAAATGGTTTTGTCGGAAAAGTAAAAGCGCCTGTCTTGAATTCAGGAAAAATAAAAGTGGGCCAGAAAGTAAATATCAGACTGGCAAATTACCCGGACCGAGAGTTTGGCGTATTACAAGGCAAGGTTCAGAATATTTCTTTGGTTCCGGATAAGGATGGAAATTTACTATTGGATGTGGCTTTTCCAGATGGATTGCGAAGTTCTTACAAGAAAGATATTTTGTTTCAACAAGAAATGAAAGGAAGAGCTGAGATTGTAACGGAAGATTTACGCTTGCTTCAGCGGATTTTGTATCAATTCAAGAGTCTTTTTGTACAATTTTAA
- a CDS encoding PRC-barrel domain-containing protein has translation MENRDKNLYRLDELSDYKIASNYSDVRGWKIVDSDNQTVGEIDNLWVNKDMQRVVYLDVKLDKRLLEDSRNEVRDVIANDNGKEFIYKEGASHIIIPIGSVSINKDTKIVMANSLGYDTFRNTNRYDRQHNFDREYERRVMNSYYPQNNPDSVYYSDDDSFYNRREFDNK, from the coding sequence ATGGAAAATAGAGATAAAAATTTATACAGGTTAGACGAACTATCTGATTATAAAATCGCATCAAATTATTCTGATGTAAGAGGATGGAAAATTGTTGATTCTGATAACCAAACGGTAGGTGAAATTGATAATTTGTGGGTTAATAAAGATATGCAACGTGTTGTATATTTAGATGTTAAACTAGATAAACGATTATTAGAAGACAGCCGTAATGAGGTTAGAGATGTTATAGCAAACGACAACGGAAAAGAGTTTATTTATAAAGAAGGAGCCAGCCATATTATTATACCAATAGGATCCGTAAGTATAAATAAAGACACGAAAATTGTTATGGCGAACAGTTTAGGATATGATACCTTTAGAAATACAAACAGATATGATAGACAGCACAATTTTGACAGGGAATATGAAAGAAGAGTAATGAATTCGTATTATCCTCAAAATAATCCTGATTCTGTTTATTATAGTGACGATGACTCTTTTTACAACCGCAGAGAATTTGATAATAAATAA
- a CDS encoding DUF4440 domain-containing protein: METQIIELEKKYWKGMENHDYDTVKNLTLFPCVIAGKNGVQSVDESNFKKMFESGDAHKIKVVAISNVEAKLIAEDTAIIGYLIELGSGDDKQNQAMKCVCTSTWISKDNNWVCALHTETELSQ; the protein is encoded by the coding sequence ATGGAAACGCAAATCATTGAATTAGAGAAAAAATATTGGAAGGGAATGGAAAATCATGATTATGATACAGTAAAAAATCTTACGCTGTTTCCTTGTGTAATTGCCGGTAAAAATGGAGTGCAAAGTGTAGACGAATCTAATTTTAAAAAGATGTTTGAATCCGGTGATGCTCACAAAATAAAAGTAGTAGCTATTTCTAATGTAGAAGCAAAGTTAATTGCTGAAGATACGGCAATAATTGGATACTTAATTGAATTAGGAAGTGGAGATGATAAACAAAATCAAGCTATGAAATGTGTCTGCACTTCGACCTGGATTTCAAAAGATAATAATTGGGTTTGTGCATTGCATACAGAAACAGAATTATCTCAGTGA
- a CDS encoding DUF1203 domain-containing protein — protein sequence MKKFKIVPLSKEFASQIRKTSIDNFGNQVYEQLATGKGPCRISLKPFDVGKDIRLVFAYSPFSENNAFNQSGPIFIHKNEVEQYSDIYNFPKELKADKENFPLSLIGYNKEQKMIFTKLVGDNDIDLLIAEIFETKRDVEYLHARNSEACCFICKIERV from the coding sequence ATGAAAAAATTTAAAATTGTTCCGTTGTCTAAAGAGTTTGCGAGCCAAATTCGGAAAACAAGTATTGATAATTTTGGTAATCAGGTTTACGAGCAATTAGCAACGGGAAAAGGACCATGCCGAATTTCGTTGAAACCATTTGATGTTGGTAAGGATATTCGTTTGGTTTTTGCTTATAGTCCGTTTTCAGAAAACAATGCTTTTAATCAATCCGGACCTATATTTATTCACAAAAACGAAGTCGAGCAATATTCGGATATTTACAATTTCCCAAAAGAGTTAAAAGCAGATAAAGAAAATTTTCCTTTATCGCTAATTGGCTATAACAAAGAACAAAAAATGATTTTTACTAAATTAGTTGGCGATAATGATATCGATTTACTAATTGCTGAAATCTTTGAAACAAAAAGGGATGTTGAATATCTTCACGCAAGAAATTCAGAAGCTTGTTGTTTTATTTGTAAAATCGAAAGGGTGTAG
- a CDS encoding P-loop NTPase fold protein, with the protein MTNKLLPNTPIENLNSETDFLGILDKATLIKDFLKGSKNNSENIKMFSLYGNWGSGKSSLMKFLQKELSQEYNTFFFEAWEFEKDENLSFSLLEYLTYETKDLTEEFADDVLKYGGRILRGLGKSIKLNIPLFPNGPALELDPSAFVEEISKNEELTFYEAIKKFKLEFQRLEDLMTRQGRPSHNIVFIDDLDRCEPQQVLNLISAIKLFFTLGKKTIFFCGVDKSAVEAAVETKYGKVVKANEYLEKIFDISFSMPEKYDLQKLINQYFDETFYSLGETEMGINIWINNFFESLEFTNPRRIKKVLNKFQMLRTFAKMDLNSNKNIPNIDLQNNEEKGFLETILILYLIILHEFYQNEFDSFLNFEQKKEVYFKVNEGSPNMLTAFKDAIETNFSLELFENIAQRNLTNQGLRLQVERSFFVCLSPVNVERFNINSLQPRKISEMTVKEKYIDYLFYKYISSFDVQILLSKSQNKTSFMSLKNLIKTFL; encoded by the coding sequence ATGACAAACAAATTACTACCTAATACACCAATTGAAAACTTAAATTCTGAAACAGATTTTCTTGGAATTCTAGATAAAGCAACGCTTATAAAAGACTTCCTGAAGGGGTCGAAAAACAACTCTGAGAATATTAAAATGTTTTCATTGTATGGTAATTGGGGTAGTGGAAAAAGTTCTTTAATGAAATTTCTCCAAAAAGAGCTTTCTCAAGAATACAATACTTTTTTCTTTGAAGCATGGGAATTTGAAAAAGATGAAAACTTATCTTTTTCACTTTTGGAATACTTGACTTATGAAACAAAGGATTTGACAGAAGAATTTGCTGATGATGTTCTTAAATACGGCGGAAGAATACTGAGGGGGTTGGGAAAATCTATAAAATTAAATATCCCACTATTTCCCAATGGTCCTGCTTTAGAGTTAGATCCTTCAGCATTCGTCGAAGAAATTTCGAAAAATGAAGAGCTAACATTTTACGAAGCAATTAAAAAATTTAAATTAGAGTTTCAAAGATTAGAAGATCTAATGACGCGCCAAGGTCGACCTAGTCATAATATTGTATTTATTGACGACTTAGATAGATGTGAACCACAACAAGTCTTAAACTTAATTTCCGCAATAAAACTCTTTTTTACATTAGGGAAAAAGACTATCTTTTTTTGTGGTGTAGATAAGAGTGCTGTTGAAGCAGCAGTAGAAACAAAGTATGGAAAAGTAGTAAAAGCAAATGAATACCTAGAAAAGATTTTTGATATTTCTTTTTCAATGCCTGAAAAATATGACTTACAAAAACTTATTAATCAATATTTTGATGAAACCTTTTATTCATTAGGTGAAACTGAAATGGGAATTAATATATGGATTAATAATTTTTTTGAATCTTTAGAATTTACAAACCCTAGACGTATAAAAAAGGTGTTAAATAAATTTCAAATGCTTCGAACATTTGCGAAAATGGATTTAAACAGCAACAAAAACATTCCTAATATTGATCTTCAAAATAATGAAGAAAAGGGCTTTTTAGAAACAATTCTTATTTTGTATTTAATAATATTACATGAATTTTATCAAAATGAATTCGATTCTTTCTTAAACTTTGAACAAAAAAAAGAAGTCTATTTTAAAGTAAATGAAGGTAGTCCAAATATGCTTACAGCTTTTAAAGATGCTATTGAAACAAATTTTAGTTTGGAACTTTTTGAAAATATAGCTCAAAGAAATTTGACAAATCAAGGATTAAGACTACAAGTTGAACGTTCTTTCTTTGTTTGCCTTTCACCAGTTAATGTCGAGAGATTTAATATCAACTCTCTTCAACCAAGAAAAATTAGCGAGATGACAGTAAAAGAAAAATATATTGATTATTTATTTTATAAATATATTTCTTCTTTTGACGTTCAAATCTTATTGAGTAAAAGTCAAAATAAAACATCTTTTATGTCATTAAAGAATCTCATAAAAACATTCTTATAA
- a CDS encoding helix-turn-helix domain-containing protein, with the protein MEQKIHQGRNVKRFREMLNIKQEALAYDLGNDWNQKKISVLEQKDVIEENLLKQISAVLKIPVEAFQNFDEEQAVNVISNTFDHGAFLNTGHTATFNVNPIDKLIQLHEEKIALYERMLKEKDEMMARLEKLIKK; encoded by the coding sequence ATGGAACAGAAAATACATCAGGGAAGAAACGTAAAACGCTTCAGAGAAATGCTTAACATAAAGCAGGAAGCATTGGCTTATGATCTTGGAAATGACTGGAATCAGAAGAAAATTTCTGTGCTGGAGCAAAAAGATGTAATTGAAGAAAATCTGTTGAAACAAATCTCAGCAGTATTAAAAATTCCTGTTGAAGCTTTTCAAAATTTTGATGAAGAACAGGCGGTGAATGTTATTTCTAATACTTTTGATCATGGTGCTTTCTTAAATACAGGTCATACTGCAACATTTAATGTTAATCCAATTGACAAATTGATTCAACTTCATGAAGAAAAAATCGCATTATATGAGCGTATGTTGAAAGAGAAAGATGAAATGATGGCAAGGCTTGAAAAATTGATTAAAAAATAA
- a CDS encoding serine hydrolase, whose amino-acid sequence MKLIQSITFILLFITQLGFTQSKKEKLEQLFEFYNQQNLFNGSVFISEKGETLLDKGYGLSNVALKKENNANSIFQIYSITKTFTATVILKLVEEKKLSLQDKLSKFYPDYPDANAISIESLLTHTAGVYDYTRGNDMKDQTEKSFVEFQKTKPLDFPVGTDWSYSNSGYYFLGYVIEKVTGISYEKAVEKYIFKPLKMKQSGFAFKNLKSKNKVIGYEIFTEKEQKPSIVYDPPMPFAAGGIYSTVEDLNKYYNGLKNYKIISKENLEKAYTPFKKNYGYGWITMKMFGKMTVGHSGYAAGFCSNFVQIPEDDICIILLTNTERGLNTATYAIMKTLYNLYDKDYKIPIVANVSSETLKQYVGTYQVEDNFVVYLTVENNKLKLQSGNGPTTILYPVKENLFFAEELMGDVIFERDKTSQIESLSFHVGNQLKKANKIFPSWGIVGTATEKGWEGPDAKLFETETKGIWTIKNVTLKTGELKFRFNDDWTLNFGKDMSDGIMPKGDNIEISTGVYDIILDITDYEKPKYQIFKKS is encoded by the coding sequence ATGAAATTAATTCAATCAATAACTTTTATTTTATTATTTATAACACAATTAGGTTTTACACAAAGTAAGAAAGAAAAATTAGAGCAACTTTTTGAATTTTACAATCAACAAAATCTATTTAACGGTTCTGTTTTTATTTCTGAAAAAGGAGAAACTTTACTAGATAAAGGTTATGGATTATCAAATGTAGCTTTAAAAAAGGAAAATAACGCTAACAGCATTTTTCAAATATATTCCATTACAAAAACTTTTACAGCAACGGTAATTTTAAAATTAGTAGAAGAAAAAAAACTTTCATTACAGGATAAACTTTCAAAGTTCTATCCGGATTATCCCGATGCAAATGCTATTTCAATTGAAAGTTTGTTAACCCATACCGCTGGAGTTTATGACTATACCAGAGGAAATGATATGAAAGACCAAACGGAAAAATCATTTGTTGAATTTCAAAAAACAAAACCTTTGGATTTTCCAGTTGGAACTGATTGGAGTTATTCTAACTCGGGATATTATTTTCTAGGCTATGTAATTGAAAAAGTTACTGGAATAAGTTACGAAAAAGCAGTTGAAAAATACATATTTAAACCATTGAAAATGAAGCAAAGTGGTTTTGCTTTTAAAAATCTAAAAAGTAAAAATAAAGTCATTGGCTATGAGATTTTTACTGAAAAAGAACAAAAACCATCGATTGTTTATGATCCACCTATGCCTTTTGCAGCCGGTGGTATATACTCAACTGTTGAAGATTTAAACAAATATTATAATGGACTAAAAAATTACAAAATTATCTCCAAAGAAAATTTAGAAAAAGCATACACACCTTTCAAAAAAAATTATGGTTATGGGTGGATCACAATGAAAATGTTTGGAAAAATGACAGTTGGTCATAGTGGTTATGCAGCCGGTTTTTGCAGCAATTTTGTTCAAATTCCCGAAGATGACATCTGCATTATACTGCTTACAAATACAGAAAGAGGTTTAAACACTGCCACTTATGCTATTATGAAAACTTTGTATAATTTATACGATAAAGATTATAAAATTCCAATTGTAGCCAACGTAAGCTCAGAAACTTTAAAGCAATATGTGGGAACTTATCAAGTAGAAGACAATTTTGTAGTTTACCTTACAGTTGAAAACAATAAATTAAAATTGCAAAGTGGAAACGGCCCCACAACTATTCTATATCCTGTAAAAGAAAATTTATTTTTCGCTGAAGAATTAATGGGTGATGTAATTTTTGAAAGAGACAAGACTTCACAAATAGAGTCATTAAGTTTTCATGTAGGAAATCAACTAAAAAAAGCAAATAAAATATTTCCTTCTTGGGGAATTGTAGGAACTGCTACAGAAAAAGGCTGGGAAGGTCCCGATGCAAAACTTTTTGAAACTGAAACAAAAGGAATTTGGACAATTAAAAATGTGACTTTAAAAACAGGAGAGCTTAAATTTCGTTTTAATGACGATTGGACTTTAAATTTTGGAAAAGATATGAGCGACGGAATAATGCCAAAAGGAGATAATATTGAAATTTCAACAGGCGTTTATGATATTATTTTGGACATAACTGATTACGAAAAACCAAAATACCAAATTTTCAAGAAAAGTTAA
- a CDS encoding DUF6252 family protein — MRKILSLFFVLFLFTSCDKDGSIFKGEEQLPPATTTGANTVGCLVDGRVFLPHQSGINPSVNCFYQIEGGEQYFVLNFADLRKEKNEMVVVMLRKVEVKEGEVYKLNKTFSIAPELTGAIGVYSTADSQLYYTNEIVKGELKITRLDLSKSIIAGTFWFDAVSDKGAKVQIREGRFDWNY, encoded by the coding sequence ATGAGAAAAATATTATCACTTTTTTTTGTTTTGTTTCTGTTTACTTCCTGCGATAAGGACGGCAGTATTTTTAAAGGAGAAGAACAACTGCCACCAGCAACAACTACCGGAGCAAACACTGTAGGATGTCTAGTCGACGGCAGAGTATTCTTGCCACATCAAAGCGGCATTAATCCTTCAGTAAATTGTTTCTATCAAATTGAAGGAGGAGAACAATATTTCGTTCTGAATTTCGCTGATCTTCGCAAGGAAAAAAATGAAATGGTCGTGGTGATGCTCAGAAAAGTTGAAGTAAAAGAAGGAGAAGTGTACAAACTAAACAAAACATTTTCCATAGCACCTGAACTCACCGGAGCAATAGGAGTTTACAGTACAGCAGATAGTCAGTTATATTATACTAATGAAATCGTGAAGGGTGAATTGAAAATAACGCGTTTAGACCTTTCAAAATCAATTATAGCAGGGACTTTCTGGTTTGACGCTGTTAGTGATAAAGGTGCAAAAGTGCAGATAAGAGAAGGACGTTTTGATTGGAATTATTAA
- a CDS encoding nitroreductase family protein, which produces MNLIENLKWRYATKAYNDIKVTEEKVDQILEAINLSASSCGLQSYRIFVVSNPEIQKKLGANSYNGQISSCSHLLVFAAFNDMSSTYIDDYMAMTEKQRGLDPGALSGFRNGLHSYFSAIDAEQKALWAAKQAYIALGTALIAAAELKVDATPIEGFNAAIIDAVLGLKEKGLHSTVILALGYRDLEKDYMATTKKVRLPIDEMITKVY; this is translated from the coding sequence ATGAATTTGATAGAAAATTTAAAATGGCGCTACGCCACAAAAGCTTACAATGACATTAAAGTAACAGAAGAGAAGGTTGATCAGATCTTAGAAGCTATAAATCTTTCAGCATCTTCTTGTGGTCTGCAATCTTACCGTATTTTTGTTGTAAGCAACCCGGAAATTCAAAAAAAATTAGGCGCTAATTCGTATAATGGACAGATTAGCTCTTGCTCTCATTTGTTGGTTTTTGCTGCATTCAATGACATGTCTTCGACTTACATTGACGATTATATGGCAATGACAGAAAAGCAAAGAGGTCTTGATCCTGGTGCCTTATCAGGATTTAGAAATGGACTGCATTCCTATTTCAGCGCTATTGACGCAGAACAAAAAGCCCTTTGGGCGGCCAAACAGGCTTATATTGCACTAGGAACTGCACTTATTGCTGCGGCAGAATTGAAAGTCGACGCCACTCCTATCGAAGGATTTAATGCCGCCATTATCGATGCCGTTTTGGGTTTGAAAGAAAAAGGGTTGCATTCTACAGTTATCCTCGCTTTAGGATATCGTGATTTGGAAAAAGACTATATGGCAACTACGAAAAAAGTTCGTTTGCCTATAGATGAAATGATAACGAAAGTTTATTAA
- a CDS encoding DUF1852 domain-containing protein, producing MKANIQEDRGINEKQNIENTQNTIPNDFVFTLKRTCLDENYHPSSETRLTTNFANLARGGNRQQNLRNALNMINNRFNALAHVDNPKADRYLVELEIITVTMSIDDKNGIKNLPLIEVLKTNIFDRKTSQRIEGIAGNNFSSYVRDYDFSILLIEHNKNKSNFCIPENFGDLHGKLYKCFVNSATYKEHFKMSPIICLSVSSNKTYTRTEYQHPVLGFEYLQDQYSITDEYFSKMGLKVRFFMPQNSVAPMAFYHSGDLLADYTDLGLISSISTMETFQKIYRPEIYNANSVAGKIYQPTLKHEDYSLTRVDYDREERSQLAVEQGKYAEEHFIKPYKSLLEQWSANFTL from the coding sequence ATGAAAGCGAACATACAAGAAGATAGGGGAATAAACGAAAAGCAGAATATTGAAAACACTCAGAATACAATCCCGAATGATTTTGTATTCACACTAAAGAGGACTTGTTTAGATGAAAACTATCACCCCTCAAGTGAAACGCGTTTGACAACCAATTTTGCAAACCTGGCTAGAGGAGGTAATCGCCAGCAAAATTTACGTAATGCCTTAAATATGATTAACAATCGATTCAATGCATTGGCTCATGTAGATAATCCAAAAGCTGATCGTTACCTTGTAGAACTTGAAATCATCACAGTAACGATGAGTATTGATGATAAGAATGGTATTAAAAATCTGCCGCTGATTGAAGTTTTAAAAACGAATATTTTTGACCGCAAGACTAGCCAGCGTATCGAAGGTATTGCCGGAAATAATTTTTCGTCTTATGTCCGTGATTATGATTTCAGTATTTTATTGATCGAGCACAATAAAAATAAATCTAATTTTTGTATTCCTGAAAATTTTGGTGATTTGCACGGAAAACTTTATAAGTGTTTTGTCAATTCAGCCACTTATAAAGAGCACTTTAAGATGTCACCAATCATTTGTCTGAGTGTATCGAGTAACAAAACTTACACTCGCACTGAGTATCAGCATCCGGTTCTGGGTTTTGAGTATCTGCAGGATCAGTATTCTATCACTGATGAATATTTCTCTAAAATGGGCTTAAAAGTTCGTTTTTTCATGCCTCAAAATAGTGTGGCACCGATGGCTTTTTATCATTCAGGAGATCTACTTGCTGATTATACTGATCTTGGACTAATCAGCTCAATCAGCACGATGGAGACTTTCCAAAAGATTTATCGCCCTGAAATTTACAATGCAAATTCAGTGGCTGGAAAAATCTATCAACCTACCCTTAAACACGAAGATTATTCACTGACTCGCGTGGATTATGACCGCGAAGAGCGCAGCCAATTAGCTGTTGAACAAGGTAAATATGCAGAAGAGCATTTCATTAAGCCTTACAAAAGTCTCCTGGAACAATGGTCTGCTAATTTTACCCTTTAA